A DNA window from Pontimonas salivibrio contains the following coding sequences:
- the gap gene encoding type I glyceraldehyde-3-phosphate dehydrogenase — translation MSVTVAINGFGRIGRSFFRAALASGQDINIVAVNDLTDPSVLAHLLKYDSVSGRLDQEVAVEGNHLVVGGKKIAVHAERDPGALPWAAHGVDIVIESTGFFTSADKAKAHLDAGAKKVIISAPASGEDITVVMGVNHENYDPAAHDIISNASCTTNCLAPMAKVLHDAVGIERGLMTTVHAYTADQNLQDGPHSDLRRARAAGVNVVPTSTGAAKAIGLVMPELKGKLDGFALRVPVPTGSITDLTVDVAKTISVDEIQELYRSHSDTGAMAGVMRYTDDPIVSSDIVGDPFSSIVDGGLIRVIDNQVKVSSWYDNEWGYSNRLVDLASYVGARLS, via the coding sequence ATGTCAGTCACCGTCGCAATTAACGGCTTTGGTCGGATTGGTCGAAGTTTCTTCCGGGCCGCATTGGCGTCCGGCCAAGACATCAACATCGTTGCCGTTAACGATTTGACCGACCCGAGTGTTCTCGCACACCTCCTGAAATATGACTCAGTCTCCGGACGACTGGACCAGGAAGTCGCGGTAGAGGGAAACCACCTGGTCGTCGGGGGAAAGAAAATCGCCGTCCACGCCGAGCGTGACCCGGGGGCGCTGCCTTGGGCCGCTCACGGTGTCGACATTGTCATCGAATCGACGGGTTTCTTCACCTCCGCCGACAAAGCGAAAGCCCACCTCGACGCGGGTGCGAAGAAGGTCATTATTTCCGCACCAGCCAGCGGAGAAGACATCACGGTCGTGATGGGTGTGAACCACGAGAATTATGACCCCGCTGCACACGACATCATCTCCAACGCGTCCTGCACGACCAACTGCCTCGCTCCAATGGCCAAGGTGCTCCACGACGCGGTGGGTATTGAGCGTGGACTGATGACCACAGTCCACGCCTACACCGCCGATCAGAACCTGCAGGATGGTCCTCACAGTGATTTGCGCCGTGCCCGGGCTGCCGGTGTGAATGTGGTGCCCACTTCAACGGGTGCTGCGAAAGCGATTGGCCTGGTCATGCCAGAGCTGAAGGGAAAACTCGACGGATTTGCCTTGCGCGTCCCCGTTCCCACAGGCTCCATTACTGACCTCACGGTGGATGTCGCAAAAACCATCAGTGTGGACGAGATTCAAGAGCTTTATCGTTCGCACTCCGACACGGGCGCCATGGCGGGAGTCATGCGGTACACCGACGATCCGATTGTGTCCTCAGACATCGTGGGCGACCCGTTCTCCTCGATTGTTGACGGAGGCCTGATTCGCGTAATCGACAACCAGGTGAAGGTCAGCTCTTGGTACGACAACGAGTGGGGATATTCCAACCGCCTGGTTGACCTCGCCAGTTACGTCGGCGCCCGCCTGTCCTAG
- a CDS encoding superoxide dismutase, giving the protein MAAYTLPELSYDYSALEPHISARIMELHHSKHHKAYVDGANNALAQMAEARESANFGAINKLEKDLAFHLGGHVNHSIFWTNMQGHGPATPEGEIQAAINEFFGSYEKFTAHFSAVAMGIQGSGWAVLSWDPIGEQLIVQQLFDQQANTAQGTTPLLQLDMWEHAFYLDYQNVKGDYVAAFWNIVNWENVAARLAAARGASGQALLLS; this is encoded by the coding sequence ATGGCTGCTTACACCCTGCCTGAACTTTCCTACGACTATTCCGCCCTCGAGCCTCACATCTCGGCGCGAATCATGGAACTTCACCACAGCAAACACCACAAGGCCTACGTGGACGGGGCAAATAATGCTCTCGCCCAGATGGCCGAAGCCCGCGAATCCGCTAACTTCGGTGCGATTAACAAGCTGGAGAAGGACTTGGCTTTCCACCTTGGTGGACACGTCAACCACTCGATTTTCTGGACCAATATGCAAGGTCACGGCCCCGCGACACCTGAAGGGGAAATCCAAGCGGCCATCAACGAGTTCTTTGGTTCCTACGAAAAATTCACCGCGCACTTCAGTGCCGTAGCAATGGGTATTCAAGGTTCGGGTTGGGCCGTATTGTCCTGGGATCCCATCGGCGAGCAGCTCATCGTCCAGCAGCTCTTCGACCAGCAAGCCAACACAGCCCAAGGCACTACTCCACTGCTCCAGTTGGACATGTGGGAGCACGCGTTCTACCTGGACTACCAAAACGTTAAAGGTGACTACGTCGCCGCGTTCTGGAACATCGTCAACTGGGAAAATGTGGCAGCCCGCCTCGCGGCTGCCCGTGGAGCCAGCGGACAGGCCCTGCTACTGTCCTAA
- the whiA gene encoding DNA-binding protein WhiA has product MSVDELTVAVKDDIVRIVAPTQSARLAELATILRFAGGLHVISGSIAVEVELTHKETAKKVRRELLELLGFSTDAAVLQPSAQRQHPVYVVRVRQGGDILARQMGLLDQRLRPVRGLPNKLTTSAIGDVPAIWRGAFLARGQLSEPGRSSAIELIAPTGESAIAMVGLAQRINVQAKAREVRMAQRVIVREPDSMSQLLREMGATDAMGMWEELRAKREVRANANRLVNFDDANLRRSAQAAVAACARVERALELLGDSVPDHLLYAGRLRLDHREASLDELGHFADPPLTKDAVAGRIRRLLAMADKRAEELGVPGTLASVPSDYVGY; this is encoded by the coding sequence GTGAGTGTTGACGAATTGACGGTTGCCGTGAAGGACGACATCGTCCGAATTGTGGCACCCACACAGTCGGCTCGGCTGGCCGAACTGGCCACTATTCTTCGCTTCGCGGGCGGCCTGCACGTTATTTCGGGAAGCATCGCCGTCGAGGTGGAACTGACCCACAAAGAAACGGCGAAGAAGGTTCGCAGGGAGCTTCTTGAGTTGTTGGGGTTTAGTACCGACGCGGCGGTGTTGCAGCCCTCGGCCCAACGTCAACACCCCGTCTACGTCGTCCGGGTTCGCCAAGGCGGCGACATCCTTGCCCGCCAAATGGGCCTTCTCGACCAGCGGCTTCGCCCAGTGCGAGGTTTACCGAATAAGTTGACCACCAGCGCCATTGGTGACGTACCCGCCATCTGGCGTGGGGCGTTCTTAGCACGGGGGCAACTGAGCGAACCAGGACGCTCGTCGGCGATTGAACTCATCGCACCGACCGGTGAATCAGCGATCGCCATGGTCGGCCTTGCTCAACGCATCAACGTTCAAGCCAAAGCCCGCGAAGTGCGCATGGCGCAACGGGTTATCGTGCGCGAGCCTGACTCGATGTCCCAGCTACTTCGGGAGATGGGCGCTACCGACGCGATGGGGATGTGGGAAGAGCTCCGCGCGAAAAGGGAAGTGCGTGCGAACGCGAACCGGCTGGTGAATTTTGATGACGCTAACCTGCGTCGCTCAGCACAGGCAGCGGTTGCGGCCTGTGCTCGGGTGGAGCGTGCCCTAGAACTACTGGGGGATTCAGTACCCGACCACCTGCTGTACGCGGGGCGACTTCGTCTGGATCACCGCGAGGCAAGTCTGGATGAACTGGGCCATTTTGCCGACCCGCCGTTAACTAAAGATGCGGTTGCTGGACGGATTCGACGCTTACTGGCAATGGCAGACAAGCGCGCTGAAGAGCTCGGTGTTCCTGGAACCTTGGCGAGTGTGCCTAGCGACTACGTCGGATACTGA
- the rapZ gene encoding RNase adapter RapZ: MTQADSSGEVLILTGMSGAGRSTAANALEDQGWYVVDNLPPQMLKPFIELASLPEHGLNRVACVVDVRGGQFFEYAREAILDLGNRVGVTVVFLDSSDDVLVRRFEQVRRPHPLQADGTILNGIHKERDLMRPIRERADVVIDSTDLNVHQLTNTVGERFSGEGSPGIALTVLSFGYKYGLPSDADMVWDMRFLRNPYWSPELKDRTGLDKEVQEFVLDGDLADTFIDSQLQALRAVLTGYGEENKRFATLAIGCTGGRHRSVSTAETVGKLLEEWPDVRVSVKHRDVGRE; the protein is encoded by the coding sequence ATGACTCAGGCGGACTCGAGCGGTGAGGTCTTAATCCTCACGGGCATGTCCGGAGCGGGTCGCTCAACGGCTGCCAACGCATTAGAGGACCAGGGCTGGTATGTCGTCGACAACCTTCCACCCCAAATGTTGAAACCGTTTATCGAGTTGGCCAGTTTGCCTGAGCACGGTCTCAACCGAGTGGCTTGTGTTGTCGATGTCCGGGGTGGCCAATTTTTTGAGTACGCCCGCGAAGCGATCCTGGACTTGGGAAACCGTGTCGGGGTCACGGTCGTGTTTCTGGATTCCAGCGATGACGTCCTGGTTCGCCGTTTCGAACAGGTAAGAAGGCCACACCCCCTCCAAGCGGATGGCACCATTCTCAACGGCATCCATAAAGAGCGGGACCTGATGCGCCCGATCCGTGAGCGGGCCGATGTCGTCATAGACAGCACCGATTTGAACGTCCACCAACTGACCAACACTGTTGGTGAGCGGTTTTCCGGGGAAGGTTCACCGGGCATCGCGCTCACGGTATTAAGTTTCGGCTACAAATACGGACTGCCCAGTGATGCCGACATGGTGTGGGATATGCGGTTCTTGCGCAACCCCTACTGGTCGCCAGAACTCAAGGACCGCACCGGTTTGGACAAAGAGGTTCAAGAATTTGTCCTAGACGGAGACCTGGCTGACACGTTTATCGATTCACAATTGCAGGCCCTGCGCGCAGTCCTCACGGGCTACGGCGAAGAAAACAAACGATTTGCCACGTTAGCGATCGGCTGCACCGGCGGACGACACCGATCAGTGTCCACCGCAGAAACGGTCGGCAAGCTTTTGGAAGAGTGGCCCGATGTGCGGGTGTCGGTCAAACACCGCGATGTAGGACGGGAGTAA
- the uvrC gene encoding excinuclease ABC subunit UvrC, with protein sequence MSLIAPWRPRTADIPTQPGVYRFLDEKGTVVYVGKAKNLRNRVTSYFVSPERLIDRTRRMVQTARSIDWTVVQTERAALQLEYAWIKQYQPEFNIRFRDDKSYPYLVVTVSDDIPRVFLSRRKDIKGAKYFGPFANSWALKDTLSTLLRAFPVRSCTQSVYRRAKRQARPCLLGDIGKCAAPCVDRVSPEEHKALALGLAAFMDGKDDRVLDTLRYDMIQAAERLDFEKAAKLRDRIDAIETIMVKNTMVLDEAVDADIFGIATDDLHAAAYVFRVRGGRIRQARGWVLDGEEPLSEAELIETLLRDGFDDSFPPARVVALPRLPESHGVWQERLGQVRQEQGERGGVEIRVAKRGDLASLAETVRINARQTLQSFLSKRSTDVVARSAALAELGEALGLPEAPLRIECFDVSHLGGENPVAAMVVFEDGIPRKDHYRKFALDAPQDDTAGIYEVVSRRLRRLQEGSVEAAGEQDGPRQKSGFAYPPGLLVIDGGQPQVNAAKRALDDSGMDIAVCGLAKRLEEVWLPGRDFPVILPRSSEALFLLQRVRDEAHRAAISYQRSTRKRSLKSELVDIPGVGEAMANALLKTFGSVAQVRTADVETLQKVPGVGKKLAQTIFTSLHG encoded by the coding sequence GTGAGTTTGATCGCCCCCTGGCGTCCACGCACCGCGGACATCCCCACACAGCCGGGGGTGTATCGGTTCCTGGACGAAAAAGGGACCGTCGTCTATGTGGGCAAAGCCAAAAATCTTCGAAATCGGGTCACCAGTTACTTTGTGAGCCCTGAGCGTCTGATTGACCGGACGAGAAGAATGGTTCAGACCGCTCGTTCGATTGATTGGACGGTAGTCCAAACCGAGCGTGCCGCTTTGCAACTCGAATACGCCTGGATTAAGCAGTACCAGCCAGAGTTCAACATCCGTTTTCGGGACGACAAGTCCTACCCCTACCTGGTGGTGACGGTCTCAGATGATATTCCCCGCGTGTTCCTCTCACGTCGAAAAGACATCAAGGGCGCTAAGTATTTTGGGCCCTTCGCCAACTCCTGGGCCCTAAAAGACACCCTCTCCACGCTACTGAGAGCATTTCCGGTGCGTTCGTGTACCCAAAGTGTGTACCGAAGAGCCAAGCGCCAAGCACGCCCCTGCCTTCTCGGTGACATCGGCAAATGCGCTGCCCCGTGTGTGGATCGGGTAAGCCCGGAGGAGCATAAAGCTCTCGCTCTGGGGCTTGCGGCGTTCATGGACGGCAAAGACGATCGCGTCCTCGACACCCTGCGCTACGACATGATTCAAGCCGCTGAGCGTCTCGATTTTGAAAAAGCCGCCAAACTCCGTGACCGTATTGACGCCATCGAAACCATCATGGTGAAAAACACCATGGTGCTCGATGAGGCAGTTGATGCGGATATTTTTGGTATCGCCACCGATGACCTCCACGCCGCCGCCTACGTCTTTCGGGTTCGAGGAGGGCGTATCCGCCAAGCCCGAGGCTGGGTTCTTGATGGGGAGGAGCCCTTGAGCGAGGCGGAGTTGATCGAAACGCTCCTGCGCGACGGGTTTGACGATTCGTTTCCACCAGCACGGGTGGTTGCCCTTCCCCGGCTACCGGAGAGTCACGGTGTGTGGCAGGAGCGCCTCGGCCAGGTGCGCCAGGAACAGGGTGAGCGCGGGGGAGTCGAAATCCGGGTCGCTAAACGTGGTGACCTTGCTTCGCTGGCGGAGACGGTTCGCATCAATGCCCGACAAACACTGCAGTCCTTCCTCTCCAAACGCTCAACAGATGTTGTGGCACGCTCCGCTGCGCTGGCAGAACTGGGTGAGGCGCTGGGCCTGCCGGAAGCGCCACTGCGCATCGAATGTTTCGACGTTTCCCACTTGGGTGGAGAGAACCCTGTTGCCGCAATGGTCGTGTTTGAAGACGGCATTCCCCGGAAGGATCACTACCGGAAGTTCGCTCTCGATGCGCCCCAAGATGACACGGCAGGAATCTACGAAGTAGTGAGTCGGCGCCTTCGGCGACTCCAAGAGGGATCCGTTGAGGCTGCGGGTGAACAAGACGGGCCGCGCCAAAAAAGCGGCTTCGCCTATCCGCCAGGGCTACTGGTGATTGATGGCGGTCAGCCCCAGGTCAACGCGGCGAAACGGGCCCTGGATGACTCCGGCATGGACATTGCCGTGTGTGGTCTCGCAAAACGCTTAGAGGAAGTGTGGTTGCCGGGCCGAGACTTTCCCGTCATTTTGCCCCGCAGCAGCGAAGCGCTCTTCCTGCTTCAACGAGTGCGTGACGAAGCACACCGCGCAGCTATCAGCTACCAGCGCTCCACCAGAAAACGTTCGTTGAAAAGCGAATTGGTCGATATTCCCGGCGTGGGGGAGGCGATGGCTAATGCTCTCCTAAAAACCTTTGGTTCGGTTGCCCAAGTGCGAACGGCCGATGTCGAGACCCTCCAAAAGGTGCCCGGCGTGGGAAAAAAACTTGCCCAGACGATTTTTACCTCACTCCACGGTTAA
- the uvrA gene encoding excinuclease ABC subunit UvrA, which yields MPIEKPRTDQVISVQGARVHNLRDVHVDIPRNALVVFTGLSGSGKSSLAFDTIFAEGQRRYVESLSAYARQFLGQVDRPDVDVIEGLSPAVSIDQKSTNRNPRSTVGTITEIHDYLRLLFARTGQPHCVECGEAIVRQTVQQMADQLMTLEAGERFLVLSPVVSQRKGEFVDLFSSLQASGYSRAIVDGEQIQLASPPKLAKTRKHDISVIVDRLVTGEDIAGRLVDSLETALGLSEGNIRIQFVDREGPEATRLLSEKLSCPNGHPVALSEVEPRTFSFNSPFGACPACSGLGFTMAVDHEMVIGDPSLSIAQGAILPWTQAGKGLYGYFTNLLGSLAQDLDFSLDTPWEDLPESVREAVLRGNDFEVVVKWRNRYGRDVKYSTGFEGVLPYIERKYRETDSDWAKQRYAEYLREVACTSCGGARLKPEVLAITVQGRSIAEVSEMSLDDCFGFIVSLEDVEQDHSISAPIIREIRARLNFLLEVGLSYLTLARNAGSLSGGEAQRIRLATQIGSGLTGVLYVLDEPSIGLHQRDNNRLIDTLITLRDLGNTLIVVEHDEDTIRTADWLVDIGPEAGEHGGYIVHSGPVSKLASEKKSLTAKYVSGAWQVVEPRDIRSIDPERVLKVVGARENNLRTIDVTLPLGVLCAITGVSGSGKSSLVNDIVYRSLANRLNKARHVPGKHTRIEGVEHLDKIVHVDQAPIGRTPRSNPATYTGVFDKIRALFAETQEAKMRGYLPGRFSFNVKGGRCEHCAGDGTITIEMNFLPDVYVPCEVCHGARYNRETLQVHYKGKTIADVLNMPIEEATTFFEPISSIHRFLATLVDVGLGYVRLGQAATTLSGGEAQRVKLATELQRRSTGRTIYVLDEPTTGLHFHDVKKLLVVLQGLVDKGNSVIVIEHNLDVIRSADWIIDLGPEGGAGGGQVVAEGTPTEVAAVEASHTGKFLREAMARTP from the coding sequence GTGCCTATCGAGAAGCCCCGAACCGACCAAGTCATTTCCGTACAGGGCGCAAGGGTCCACAACCTGCGTGATGTGCATGTCGACATTCCCCGAAATGCTTTGGTGGTCTTCACCGGCCTGTCGGGCTCAGGAAAGTCTTCCCTGGCATTCGACACCATTTTTGCTGAAGGTCAACGCCGCTATGTCGAATCACTCTCTGCCTATGCCAGGCAGTTTCTGGGGCAGGTAGACCGCCCCGACGTCGACGTCATCGAGGGACTAAGCCCCGCGGTATCGATCGACCAGAAGTCCACCAACCGTAACCCCCGCTCGACGGTCGGGACGATCACCGAAATTCACGACTATCTGCGTCTCCTGTTTGCTCGAACCGGGCAACCACACTGTGTGGAGTGTGGTGAAGCTATTGTCCGCCAGACGGTGCAACAGATGGCCGACCAACTCATGACACTCGAGGCAGGGGAGCGGTTTCTCGTCTTGAGCCCCGTCGTCAGTCAACGCAAGGGCGAGTTTGTGGACCTTTTCAGCAGCCTGCAGGCCAGCGGCTATTCCCGGGCGATTGTCGATGGCGAGCAGATTCAACTGGCAAGCCCGCCGAAACTAGCCAAGACAAGAAAGCACGACATTTCGGTGATCGTCGACCGTTTGGTCACCGGAGAAGATATTGCTGGACGGTTAGTTGATTCGCTTGAAACTGCCCTTGGTCTCTCCGAAGGCAACATACGGATCCAGTTTGTGGACCGTGAAGGACCGGAAGCGACCAGGCTTCTGAGCGAAAAACTCAGCTGCCCAAACGGTCACCCCGTTGCTCTAAGCGAAGTGGAACCCCGCACTTTTTCCTTCAACTCACCCTTTGGGGCGTGCCCAGCCTGTTCAGGTTTGGGTTTCACCATGGCGGTCGACCACGAAATGGTGATTGGCGACCCCAGCCTGTCTATTGCCCAGGGTGCCATTTTGCCGTGGACACAGGCCGGTAAAGGCTTGTACGGGTATTTCACAAACCTTTTGGGCAGCCTTGCTCAGGACCTCGACTTTTCTCTCGACACCCCCTGGGAGGATTTGCCGGAAAGCGTCCGCGAAGCGGTATTGAGGGGAAACGACTTCGAAGTCGTGGTCAAGTGGCGCAATCGCTACGGCCGGGACGTGAAATATTCAACCGGTTTCGAAGGGGTTTTGCCCTACATCGAGCGCAAATACCGAGAAACAGATTCCGATTGGGCAAAACAGCGCTACGCCGAATACCTCCGCGAAGTCGCGTGCACGTCGTGTGGTGGGGCCAGACTGAAACCCGAAGTGCTCGCCATTACTGTTCAGGGCCGATCGATTGCCGAAGTGTCCGAAATGAGCCTGGATGACTGTTTCGGCTTCATCGTGTCCCTGGAGGATGTTGAACAAGACCACTCCATTTCGGCGCCCATCATTCGAGAAATTAGGGCCCGCCTGAACTTCCTGCTGGAAGTGGGCTTGTCCTACCTCACCTTGGCCAGAAACGCGGGAAGCCTCTCAGGTGGTGAAGCACAGCGCATCAGGCTGGCCACCCAAATCGGCTCCGGGTTGACCGGTGTGCTCTATGTGTTGGATGAACCCAGCATCGGTCTTCACCAGAGAGACAACAACCGTCTGATTGACACGTTGATCACCCTTCGCGATCTCGGCAATACCCTCATCGTGGTGGAACACGATGAGGACACCATTCGTACCGCGGACTGGTTAGTGGATATCGGCCCCGAGGCGGGAGAACACGGCGGCTACATTGTCCACTCCGGTCCGGTGTCAAAACTCGCCTCCGAGAAGAAATCCCTGACGGCTAAATATGTCTCCGGGGCGTGGCAAGTGGTGGAGCCTCGCGACATTCGGTCCATCGATCCGGAAAGAGTCCTTAAGGTCGTGGGTGCCCGGGAAAACAATCTGCGCACCATTGACGTGACACTGCCGCTCGGTGTGTTGTGTGCCATCACGGGTGTGAGTGGTTCGGGAAAGTCGTCTCTGGTCAACGACATTGTGTATCGCTCTCTGGCTAATAGGCTCAACAAGGCCCGCCACGTACCCGGCAAGCACACACGCATCGAAGGTGTGGAACACCTCGACAAAATCGTCCACGTCGACCAAGCCCCCATTGGCCGCACGCCTCGGTCAAACCCGGCCACCTACACCGGCGTTTTTGACAAAATTCGTGCCCTCTTTGCCGAAACCCAAGAGGCCAAAATGCGGGGTTACCTCCCAGGCCGCTTCAGTTTCAACGTCAAGGGTGGACGGTGCGAGCACTGTGCGGGCGATGGCACCATCACCATCGAAATGAACTTCCTCCCCGATGTGTACGTTCCTTGCGAGGTGTGCCACGGAGCGCGGTATAACCGGGAGACATTGCAGGTGCACTACAAGGGCAAAACCATTGCCGATGTGCTGAATATGCCCATCGAAGAGGCGACGACCTTTTTCGAACCCATCAGCTCGATCCACCGATTCCTGGCAACACTTGTCGATGTTGGACTGGGCTACGTGCGACTAGGACAAGCGGCTACCACCCTGTCCGGTGGGGAAGCCCAACGCGTCAAACTGGCCACCGAATTACAGCGTCGCTCCACGGGGCGCACCATCTACGTGCTGGATGAGCCCACCACAGGCCTGCACTTTCACGACGTCAAAAAGCTCCTCGTGGTACTCCAGGGGCTTGTCGACAAAGGCAACAGCGTGATTGTGATCGAACACAACCTTGACGTCATCCGATCCGCCGACTGGATTATCGACCTCGGACCAGAAGGGGGTGCCGGAGGTGGGCAAGTCGTCGCTGAGGGAACCCCCACGGAAGTCGCCGCCGTTGAAGCCTCGCACACCGGCAAATTTTTGCGAGAGGCGATGGCTAGAACACCGTGA